In the Diprion similis isolate iyDipSimi1 chromosome 2, iyDipSimi1.1, whole genome shotgun sequence genome, one interval contains:
- the LOC124416570 gene encoding enoyl-CoA hydratase domain-containing protein 3, mitochondrial, translating into MTTLAPTDGRGARLIGGMPVRIVMRISENKIASQLRSIQLLTVVCFGSFTVKIFRQFVEMLGQLKQQVEFGLTVGRSITRTFSTNNRLLAQERYVETTQSDDGVRTITLCHSKSRNSLSLHTMKILIDDVTKEQDSLSLRSIVIRAAPGKVFSAGHNLKELTTNDGVQHHKDVFATAGNLMKALMQSPVPVIAAVDGLAAAAGCQLVAACDMAVCTENSSFSTPGANFGIFCSTPGVFLARNVPRKVAAHMLFTGIPISAQEALSAGLVSKVVTDASKLDEEIKTITSAINAKSRSVVRLGKRFLYEQLEVDTLTASSMASEMMVGNLRLKDGQEGVQSFREKRKPVWTHDYETDH; encoded by the exons ATGACAACCTTAGCGCCGACAGACGGCCGAGGCGCTCGCTTGATAGGCGGCATGCCTGTTCGCATCGTCATGCGTATAAGCGAGAACAAGATAGCGTCGCAgcttcgatcaattcagttaTTAACCGTCGTTTGTTTCGGATCGTTTACAGTGAAGATATTCAGACAGTTTGTTGAAATGTTAGGGCAGCTGAAACAGCAGGTGGAATTCGGTTTGACG GTGGGACGATCTATTACAAGGACATTTTCGACAAATAACAGACTTCTTGCTCAGGAAAGATACGTGGAAACTACGCAAAGCGATGATGGCGTACGAACGATTACATTATGTCACTCaaaatcgagaaattcacTCTCACTGCATACCATGAAAATTCTCATCGACGATGTGACCAAAGAACAGGACAGTCTTTCTCTTAGATCTATCGTCATACGCGCTGCTCCCGGCAAAGTTTTCTCAGCCGGTCATAATCTCAAGGAATTG ACAACAAATGATGGTGTGCAACACCACAAGGACGTCTTTGCTACAGCTGGGAATCTCATGAAAGCACTGATGCAAAGTCCGGTACCCGTGATAGCAGCAGTAGATGGATTAGCCGCCGCAGCCGGTTGTCAATTGGTCGCTGCATGTGACATGGCAGTATGCACGGAAAATAGCAGCTTCTCTACACCTGG GGCGAACTTTGGAATATTTTGCTCCACACCCGGAGTATTCTTGGCCCGAAATGTTCCGAGGAAAGTTGCGGCCCACATGCTTTTCACCGGGATACCAATTTCCGCTCAGGAAGCACTCAGCGCTGGCCTAGTTAGCAAAGTAGTAACCGATGCCAGTAAACTCG atgaagaaatcaaaacgaTCACCAGTGCTATTAACGCCAAAAGTCGCTCGGTAGTACGTCTGGGAAAACGATTTCTTTACGAGCAACTGGAGGTCGACACTTTGACAGCTAGTTCTATGGCGAGTGAAATGATGGTTGGGAATCTGAGGTTAAAGGACGGACAAGAAGGTGTTCAAAGTTTCCGGGAAAAACGAAAGCCAGTGTGGACCCATGACTACGAAACGgaccattga
- the LOC124416571 gene encoding uncharacterized protein LOC124416571, with amino-acid sequence MILSTKPLQSFCMNLKAIKLSFQGDKKKKTELSPVGRKSVSVKDTIPEDQVAELLFENCTECKRIMSAVPQGVFAARKVRENQERIWLISEMNATEGGSENKGNYHSYTNAKPINQSTELTPLKYNSKLMNSIWGLYNRYSVHNFKKNTDSKDGLSSAGWRAPLGPLAPQNPVTTCMNGC; translated from the exons ATGATATTGTCTACGAAACCTCTGCAGTCATTCTGTATGAATTTGAAAGCGATTAAGCTGAGTTTTCAAggagataagaaaaagaagactgAACTCAGTCCCGTGGGTCGAAAATCGGTCAGCGTGAAAGACACTATTCCAGAAGATCAAGTCGCTGAACTGCTTTTCGAGAACTGTACTG AGTGCAAGAGAATTATGTCTGCTGTACCACAGGGAGTATTTGCGGCACGGAAGGTCCGCGAAAACCAGGAAAGAATCTGGTTAATTTCAGAGATGAACGCTACAGAAGGTGGAAGCGAGAATAAGGGGAACTATCACTCGTACACTAATGCTAAGCCGATCAATCAAA gcacCGAGTTAACACCGCTGAAGTACAATAGCAAGTTAATGAACAGCATATGGGGCCTATACAACCGCTATTCAGTgcacaatttcaaaaaaaataccgaTTCTAAGGATGGACTCTCTTCGGCGGGCTGGCGAGCACCCTTAGGCCCTTTAGCTCCCCAGAATCCCGTCACGACCTGTATGAATGGCTGTTAG
- the LOC124415972 gene encoding arrestin domain-containing protein 3-like produces the protein MDHISEFDIRLEKEAYYAGETIHGHVILHTTENFKLRSIRVSLRGQAHAEWKVLVSGDRRSVKDDQYFVDERLVIWGQDSSEGPVPILPRGKHQFPFRFNLPESALPCSFESRTGCIRYYIKATVDRPYASPPQGFKYFTLIGPHIDCMDEQYLKPMVGNEIYASCCFCCTRNPVELSAQLERSAYVCGESIKLRAAMDNRGLEKAWLKVKLTQYVEFFIDRGVLGASREQQKMVLEYKGDPVQPGSAMKWDSAKTMVLPVCPPTLLGVCRLIQIYYVLKVSVEFEKAGEDLQMHFPITVATVPFRIPNSVHHPQIKYEVAAEHVEGGCYIGPEFLLGQVYDGSDVTQPSALVLYRPVYVCTTNDWRGHEH, from the exons ATGGACCATATAAGTGAGTTCGATATTAGACTTGAAAAAGAGGCGTATTATGCTGGAGAAACGATACACGGCCACGTTATTTTACATACaaccgaaaatttcaaattgagaT ctATTAGAGTGTCATTGCGGGGTCAGGCACATGCGGAATGGAAAGTACTCGTTAGTGGGGATCGACGAAGCGTTAAAGATGATCAATATTTTGTTGATGAGCGGCTGGTCATATGGGGCCAAG ATTCATCAGAAGGTCCTGTGCCAATATTACCTCGTGGGAAACATCAGTTTCCATTTCGGTTCAATTTACCTGAAAGTGCCCTGCCCTGCAGTTTTGAATCTCGTACTGGCTGCATTAGATACTACATAAAAGCAACAGTCGATAGGCCTTACGCCAGTCCGCCTCAGGGTTTTAAATACTTCACTTTGATCGGACCTCACATAGACTGTATGGATGAACAATACCTG AAACCAATGGttggaaatgaaatatatGCTTCCTGCTGTTTCTGCTGCACGCGCAATCCGGTAGAATTAAGTGCCCAGTTGGAAAGAAGCGCTTATGTTTGTGGAGAGAGCATTAAGTTACGCGCTGCAATGGACAACAGAGGATTAGAAAAAGCTTGGCTGAAAGTTAAATTGACGCAG tatgtagaatttttcatcgatcgtGGAGTTCTTGGAGCGAGTAGGGAGCAACAGAAAATGGTTTTAGAATACAAAGGCGACCCAGTTCAACCTGGCTCAGCTATGAAATGGGACTCTGCCAAAACAATGGTTTTACCAGTATGTCCCCCAACATTACTAGGTGTCTGCCGGCTCATCCAAATCTATTATGTTTTAAAG GTCAgcgtagaatttgaaaaagcaGGGGAGGATCTTCAGATGCATTTTCCTATAACTGTTGCAACTGTTCCATTCCGAATACCAAACAGCGTTCATCACCCACAAATAAAATATG AAGTTGCAGCTGAGCACGTAGAAGGAGGCTGTTATATAGGACCGGAATTTTTACTTGGTCAGGTCTACGACGGATCGGATGTAACGCAACCTTCAGCCCTTGTTTTGTACAGACCCGTTTATGTATGCACCACAAACGACTGGAGAGGTCACGAACATTAA